The following is a genomic window from Nitrospira sp..
TAGGATTGCAGAAAGACCCGCCCTTCAAGGTCGAGGCCCTTCGTCAGCTCCCGCCGTCCGATCACAAACGCCGTGTTGCCGGAAAGGCCCCACTCGGGCCGGACCTGGCTCCAGTCCACGCTTCGCTGCCGCACATGCGCTTCCGCCGCCTGTTCGTCCAGTGGCTGCTGGATATCGGGGAAGCGCGCGCATCGTTCAAGGCTTGTCAGCGCGGAGGCGTGCTTGAGATCTTCATGCAGCCGCGCCAGATCCGCGCGATGCGTCGGGGGCACGTCTTCCAGATCGAAGAGCTGGACCTCGTCCGTTGTCGTATCCACCTGCCCGGCCAGGAAATGCGTATCGGGTGGAATCGCCAGTTTGTTCTTGGCCAGGCGTTTCCGCACCAAGGGATTGTTCGCCATCATCGCCAGGACGCGGGCATTCGGCTTGCCCTCGTTGCCGCCGCAGGCGCCGCAGTCCAGCGCCGACTCGTAGGGATTGTTCTCGGAGGTGCTGCCATGGGCGCAGAACAACACGAGCCGGGCCAGGTTGTGCGTCAGCCCCATCATGCGCAGCGCCGTGTCGACCGTGAGCGCCTGCTCTTCGATGGTAAATCCCATGCGGGTGATCCGCTCCTTGTGGCGCGAAACCGACCGTGCGGTGAGGTCGTACTGGCGGCGCAAGATATCGATCAGCGGGGGCAGCGCTTCGGCCGAGAGCCCGGCCTGCTGTGCCGATTCAACCAGGGCCGGGTCGAGATCCCCTTGGCCATTCAACGCCTGCTGGCGCAGCGCTTCGACGAGCGCCGGCGCGATCCGCGATCCGCGCAATCCCGCATGCTCGTGCAAGACTTTTCGGACGACGGCGTGGTGCTCCGTGGCCAGCATCTCCGCCGTTTCGGCCGGGGCCATCTTGTCCACGGTCAGGGTGGTGGCGATAGCCGGCACAAACAGGCGCTTCAACCAGGACGTCCAGCGGTGATAGAGCGCCGGCACTAAGGTTTTGCCGAAGATCGGCAGGCCGTAGAACCATCCCAGCGATTCCACCATCACGTAGGGCGTGACGACATTTTCCTTCAGATCGTGCAACAGCGTATGGCCCGCATGCACCCATTTCGCGCGCGCTTCGTGTTTCGAGACTTTATGATCGAGATAACTCCGGGGAATCTCCCGCACTTCGTTCTTCGCGCGCATGATGACGGGGAACTGATCGGTGTCGTGTTCCTTCCCCCAGGCCCGATAGCGGATGAACGCGGCGAAGAATCCGGCGAAGCCGTAGGTTTCATGCGGGCCGGTGGCTTCCAGATGCCGTCTGAAGGGCTCGGAGCGCACATCGATGCAGTAGACAGATTGCGAATAGGGCCGGCTCGTGGCCGGCGGATCGGCGGTACGCGGCGGCGCCGGCGCCCGCAACTGGCCGAGCAGGCGTTGCTGGTAGGCGGTTTCAAGCGCCTTGAGCCACACCGGCCCGTGATCCGATTCGGGAAACGCTTCCATCCAATTGAAGAGCTGCGTCAGCGTCGCAGGCGGCGCGGAGGCCAAGAGGGCTGGGTCCAGTTCCAGGGAGCGGGCCAATGCCGACAGCTGCTTGGCGGCGCCGCGGCGGGCGGCGATTTCCTGCCGCGGAACCACGTCGGCCGCGTAGCGCTCG
Proteins encoded in this region:
- a CDS encoding hypothetical protein (Evidence 4 : Unknown function but conserved in other organisms; MaGe:77309602) → MEQINPSIDIESRRMELRGVVQLAGEVIAQYWPMRTFVHHNPLHSLEYLPFEETARRGKQFMGGHSYLPGALYREYLKSGRMQAAHLDAALKPLVLDQSVTIGSRQITHGDVLRSCLTEGLCAPVTEPLDDQLYDPAREVIDAIAAGLAAGWTFPDLRKRIDLIVEGDQSALGRWLTLSHWCDDTLGTQIVRQINDQLIKWCEAFLDEGHAAWAMPERERGLYSSWKALAAQEWSPCGIADSRRKIAQLPDYPEDALLQSLDALGIPSPLRQDYLSLQLTALPGWAGFIKWRAEERDYPWQQAYPVGLVKFLAIRVWYARELVQKACRDELGIEGRYDAIVAYMRERPDEYYLRRQRVAGRLPALYAEEVDRLRHHKGNGWGRVIERYAADVVPRQEIAARRGAAKQLSALARSLELDPALLASAPPATLTQLFNWMEAFPESDHGPVWLKALETAYQQRLLGQLRAPAPPRTADPPATSRPYSQSVYCIDVRSEPFRRHLEATGPHETYGFAGFFAAFIRYRAWGKEHDTDQFPVIMRAKNEVREIPRSYLDHKVSKHEARAKWVHAGHTLLHDLKENVVTPYVMVESLGWFYGLPIFGKTLVPALYHRWTSWLKRLFVPAIATTLTVDKMAPAETAEMLATEHHAVVRKVLHEHAGLRGSRIAPALVEALRQQALNGQGDLDPALVESAQQAGLSAEALPPLIDILRRQYDLTARSVSRHKERITRMGFTIEEQALTVDTALRMMGLTHNLARLVLFCAHGSTSENNPYESALDCGACGGNEGKPNARVLAMMANNPLVRKRLAKNKLAIPPDTHFLAGQVDTTTDEVQLFDLEDVPPTHRADLARLHEDLKHASALTSLERCARFPDIQQPLDEQAAEAHVRQRSVDWSQVRPEWGLSGNTAFVIGRRELTKGLDLEGRVFLQSYDARQDPSGRLLEVLLTGPQVVAQWINMEHYFSAVDNDVYGSGSKIYHNVVGRIGIMSGPWSDLRLGLARQTVMNGDVPYHEPMRLLSIVEAPRTRIDKLIERHEVLRHFYHNEWVHLIALDPDDLTWYRYQSTGAWTPLE